The following proteins are encoded in a genomic region of Dyadobacter sp. UC 10:
- a CDS encoding mandelate racemase/muconate lactonizing enzyme family protein, translating to MQRRNFIKNAVLGSAAVATGLPLFKAEAASKMKITKIRYYAAPGYNKPLFNQARGIVEIETDGGIIGIGEGGSRDMIEQCAQMMIGEDPFRIEHIWQNVYRGMFYPPGREKLHALGALEMALWDIKGKALNVPVYELLGGATRDYVECYATGFRASKAKTEEERARDCIEAGLRSYRIGPTGGNGDQPFDFYENVKKTIEFCKRIDEAVGGGGKWAIDLHTRFDLTDGLKICTALEPLEPYFVEDIVRSENPAVYQNVRAMTKVPIAVGEQFGDRWDSNEFIEKRWIDYTRFTLPNTGGIAEFKKLASMCETHYVGMIPHFTGPLSTATLVHVLGSSSPARAMMELGGGEPERPPYFNEDFINFKNGKLYLNEAPGLGVKFDPKKATFVMEVKEKTKFPHPILKAPDGSIHNW from the coding sequence ATGCAAAGACGAAATTTTATAAAAAACGCAGTATTAGGATCGGCTGCCGTGGCTACCGGTCTTCCGTTATTTAAGGCTGAGGCTGCATCCAAGATGAAGATTACAAAAATCCGCTACTATGCTGCTCCGGGTTATAATAAGCCACTTTTTAATCAGGCGCGCGGGATTGTAGAAATAGAAACCGACGGCGGGATCATCGGTATCGGCGAGGGCGGCTCCAGGGATATGATCGAGCAATGCGCACAGATGATGATCGGCGAGGACCCATTCCGGATCGAGCACATCTGGCAGAATGTGTACCGGGGGATGTTTTACCCGCCGGGACGCGAAAAGCTGCATGCACTTGGCGCGCTTGAAATGGCGCTCTGGGACATCAAAGGCAAAGCATTGAATGTGCCGGTTTATGAGCTGCTCGGCGGCGCGACGCGTGATTACGTGGAATGTTATGCGACCGGTTTCCGCGCTTCCAAAGCCAAAACCGAAGAAGAGCGCGCGCGGGATTGTATCGAAGCAGGACTTAGGTCGTACCGGATCGGGCCGACAGGTGGCAATGGTGACCAGCCATTTGATTTTTATGAAAATGTAAAAAAGACCATCGAGTTCTGTAAAAGGATTGATGAGGCAGTAGGAGGGGGCGGAAAGTGGGCGATTGACCTGCACACCCGCTTCGACCTCACGGACGGCTTGAAGATATGCACGGCGCTCGAACCGCTTGAACCTTATTTCGTAGAAGATATTGTCCGCTCCGAAAACCCGGCTGTCTACCAGAATGTGCGCGCGATGACCAAAGTGCCTATCGCTGTGGGTGAACAGTTCGGCGACCGGTGGGATTCCAACGAATTCATTGAAAAGCGCTGGATCGACTACACGCGGTTTACTTTACCGAATACGGGCGGAATAGCTGAGTTCAAGAAGCTGGCTTCGATGTGCGAAACGCATTATGTGGGCATGATCCCGCACTTTACCGGTCCGCTGTCCACGGCTACGCTTGTTCACGTGCTTGGTTCGAGCAGTCCTGCGCGGGCGATGATGGAACTGGGCGGGGGCGAACCCGAGCGGCCGCCTTATTTCAATGAAGATTTTATCAATTTCAAAAACGGTAAGCTATACCTCAACGAAGCCCCTGGACTCGGCGTAAAGTTTGACCCTAAAAAAGCCACCTTCGTGATGGAAGTAAAAGAAAAAACCAAATTCCCGCACCCGATTTTGAAGGCCCCCGATGGGTCGATTCATAATTGGTAG
- a CDS encoding LacI family DNA-binding transcriptional regulator, translating to MKKTSLKDIAQQAGVSTALVSYVLNGKEKETRVGEVIAKKIKQIAKDLNYQPNHLAKSLRSGKTHTIGLIIADISNPFFANIARVVEDEAKRNGYTVIIGSCDENAEKSWDLLNVLINRQVDGFIIVSCEGSENQVIYLKERNIPFVLLDRHFPDIQTDFVATNNYKASYDAGVHLIKSGYSRIGIMAYKSTMYHMEERVRGYKHALLDNQIAFQDGWLKEVLFDAMEEEVKVAIDEILASDNRVQALIFATYGLAINGLKYINELRLKVPSDLAIVSFGQAEVFDLYYCPITYLRQPLEMLGKTSVEYLLKKLKNPEEGMKQILMEARLITRESSGVGVK from the coding sequence ATGAAAAAAACATCCCTGAAAGACATAGCGCAGCAAGCGGGTGTTTCGACGGCACTGGTGTCCTATGTATTGAATGGGAAAGAAAAGGAAACGCGGGTTGGTGAGGTTATTGCGAAGAAAATCAAGCAGATAGCCAAAGATTTGAATTACCAGCCTAATCATTTGGCCAAGAGTTTGAGAAGCGGAAAAACGCACACGATCGGGTTGATCATTGCTGATATTTCCAATCCTTTTTTTGCCAATATTGCGCGGGTGGTCGAGGATGAAGCAAAGCGGAACGGGTATACTGTGATCATCGGAAGCTGTGATGAAAATGCTGAAAAGTCCTGGGATCTTTTGAATGTATTGATCAACCGGCAGGTCGACGGCTTCATCATCGTTTCGTGTGAGGGTTCTGAAAATCAGGTTATTTATCTGAAAGAACGCAATATTCCCTTCGTGCTGCTCGACCGCCATTTTCCGGATATTCAGACCGATTTTGTCGCCACCAATAATTACAAGGCATCTTATGACGCAGGTGTTCATCTGATCAAAAGCGGCTATTCCCGGATTGGTATCATGGCATATAAATCGACAATGTACCACATGGAAGAGCGGGTCAGAGGATACAAGCATGCGTTGCTGGATAACCAGATTGCGTTTCAGGACGGCTGGCTGAAAGAGGTACTATTTGATGCAATGGAAGAGGAAGTAAAAGTAGCGATAGATGAAATTCTTGCCTCTGACAACAGGGTGCAAGCCTTGATATTCGCGACTTACGGACTTGCTATCAATGGATTGAAATACATCAACGAGTTGAGATTGAAGGTGCCAAGTGATCTGGCGATCGTGAGCTTCGGGCAGGCGGAAGTCTTCGACCTCTATTACTGCCCGATCACTTATCTTCGGCAGCCGCTTGAAATGCTTGGAAAAACGTCCGTCGAGTACCTATTGAAAAAACTTAAAAATCCGGAAGAAGGCATGAAGCAAATCCTGATGGAAGCCAGGCTCATCACGAGGGAGTCTTCGGGGGTGGGGGTTAAGTAG
- a CDS encoding enolase C-terminal domain-like protein has translation MKENGITRRETMKALGLSGSAGLLGLFGGVSDAKAREERETPQYAKAMKPVTIKSVRAIATAPQGSNLIVVKVETSEPGLYGLGCATFTQRAAVVIVAINTYLNEFCAGKDVDQIEDMWHGAYVSSYWRNGPVLNNALSGLDQALWDIKGKRAGMPLYQLLGGKVRFAVPCYTHANGNTPEATVESVKSIQERGFKYIRIQQGGYGNVGSTKEQPDFKKENFGGPTDNFMNEGSYLKAIPKLFEAVRKNCGDEIELLHDIHERVQPMNAINMIKKLEEFNPFFIEDPFSPENMKWFKQLRQVTSVPIAMGELFNNINEFLEPMANQWFDYIRIHVSQIGGVTPAMKVARLGEWFNVRTAWHGPGDVSPVGHSAHAHIDLAVWNFGIQEAVSFNEKTLEVFSGCPTMKNGYMSVNEVPGIGVDIDEKAAAKYPITTKSNWQVRKFDGTLVRP, from the coding sequence ATGAAAGAAAATGGAATAACCCGACGCGAAACGATGAAAGCACTGGGCCTGAGTGGTTCAGCAGGCTTATTGGGCTTGTTCGGCGGCGTTTCTGATGCGAAAGCACGCGAGGAAAGAGAGACACCGCAGTATGCAAAAGCCATGAAGCCAGTGACCATAAAAAGCGTGAGGGCTATCGCCACGGCACCGCAGGGCTCCAACCTGATCGTTGTGAAAGTGGAAACTTCGGAACCGGGTTTGTATGGTCTTGGTTGCGCCACTTTTACGCAGCGTGCGGCGGTTGTTATTGTCGCCATTAACACTTATCTGAATGAATTTTGTGCCGGAAAAGATGTGGACCAGATTGAGGATATGTGGCATGGGGCGTATGTGAGCTCCTACTGGCGCAATGGTCCGGTACTGAACAACGCATTGAGCGGGCTCGACCAGGCGCTTTGGGATATCAAGGGAAAACGCGCCGGAATGCCGCTGTACCAATTGCTGGGAGGAAAAGTGCGCTTCGCAGTGCCTTGTTACACCCATGCGAACGGCAATACTCCCGAGGCTACCGTGGAAAGTGTAAAAAGCATTCAGGAGCGCGGGTTCAAATACATCCGTATTCAGCAGGGTGGGTACGGAAATGTCGGCAGCACGAAAGAGCAGCCTGATTTTAAGAAGGAAAATTTCGGCGGGCCGACCGACAATTTCATGAATGAGGGCAGCTATCTGAAAGCGATACCGAAGCTGTTCGAAGCAGTACGTAAAAACTGCGGAGATGAAATTGAGCTATTGCACGATATCCACGAGCGCGTGCAGCCGATGAATGCGATTAACATGATTAAAAAGCTCGAAGAATTTAATCCATTTTTTATCGAAGACCCTTTTTCGCCCGAAAACATGAAGTGGTTCAAGCAGTTGAGGCAGGTTACTTCGGTACCGATCGCCATGGGTGAGTTGTTCAATAATATCAATGAATTTCTTGAACCAATGGCCAATCAATGGTTCGACTATATCCGGATACACGTGTCGCAGATCGGCGGGGTGACACCGGCTATGAAAGTAGCGCGGCTGGGCGAGTGGTTCAATGTGCGCACGGCCTGGCACGGTCCCGGCGACGTATCTCCAGTTGGACACTCGGCCCACGCACATATTGACCTGGCGGTCTGGAATTTCGGTATCCAGGAAGCAGTATCGTTTAATGAAAAGACCCTGGAAGTATTTTCCGGCTGTCCGACGATGAAAAATGGCTATATGTCTGTAAATGAGGTTCCTGGTATCGGAGTGGATATTGACGAAAAGGCGGCCGCCAAATATCCGATCACCACGAAATCAAACTGGCAGGTCCGCAAATTCGATGGTACGCTGGTCAGGCCTTAA
- a CDS encoding SusD/RagB family nutrient-binding outer membrane lipoprotein, whose protein sequence is MKAKSKYILTILLSISLITGCDQGFDEINTNKVDPTSLAPSLILNKAIIATTYLDGVSTLGMLTYNFGIVQQIITPYGSSLSGGNYNQLNNSNTPVVWVNFYRNVIKQVVAVVDQTKEDPMQANIYNAARIWKAYAFMILTDTYGDIPYFEAGQGYISEVIRPKYDPQEAIYKDILKELDEASAALDKSKDAVTTDILYGGDVPKWKKLGYSLMLRAAMRLTKVDPTTAKTYVTKAVTGGLFESNADNSIIRHTAIYNNYIANHLAAREKTNFYLAEPFVDYLKTNNDPRLPVFAVRHVGAKGGPEQTPAIASSDPKVQIGMPMGYNDVTINSVLAAKGVVSLWDFTQANLRTVLKLDSPEFHVTHAQTQLLLAEAAVRGWVTGTPSEYYLKGVRANLEQMALYDASAAISETAIQAYLTAHPLVTATALEQINTQYWVASFLDGSELFANFRRSGFPALKKNPYPGAEITEDFIRRMPYPDSEIIVNLQNVNDANARQGPNDLNTRVWWDKK, encoded by the coding sequence ATGAAAGCCAAATCAAAATATATACTTACTATCCTGCTGTCAATCAGTTTGATAACCGGTTGCGATCAAGGTTTTGACGAGATCAATACGAATAAAGTAGATCCTACATCGCTCGCGCCGTCGCTGATCCTGAACAAAGCAATCATTGCCACGACTTACCTCGATGGTGTCTCTACTTTGGGTATGCTCACCTATAATTTCGGTATTGTTCAGCAGATCATTACGCCGTATGGAAGCTCGCTTTCGGGCGGTAATTATAACCAGCTCAACAACTCGAATACGCCGGTTGTCTGGGTTAATTTTTACCGCAATGTGATCAAGCAGGTGGTAGCCGTAGTGGACCAAACGAAAGAAGATCCGATGCAGGCGAATATTTACAATGCCGCCCGTATCTGGAAAGCATACGCATTCATGATCCTGACAGACACGTACGGCGACATTCCATACTTTGAGGCAGGGCAAGGGTATATCAGCGAGGTGATCAGACCGAAGTATGACCCTCAGGAGGCTATTTACAAAGATATTTTAAAGGAGCTGGACGAAGCTTCCGCGGCATTAGATAAGAGTAAGGACGCCGTGACAACGGACATTTTATACGGGGGCGATGTGCCAAAATGGAAGAAGTTGGGCTACTCGCTCATGCTGCGGGCGGCAATGCGCCTGACGAAAGTCGATCCGACGACTGCGAAAACCTACGTCACGAAAGCAGTTACAGGCGGGCTTTTTGAAAGCAATGCGGACAACTCGATCATCCGACACACGGCGATTTACAACAACTATATCGCCAATCACCTGGCTGCGCGGGAGAAAACGAATTTTTACCTTGCCGAGCCTTTTGTGGATTATTTAAAAACAAACAATGACCCCAGGCTGCCCGTTTTTGCGGTAAGGCATGTAGGGGCGAAGGGCGGACCTGAGCAAACTCCCGCAATAGCTTCTTCGGACCCGAAAGTACAGATCGGTATGCCGATGGGGTATAACGACGTGACGATCAACAGTGTGCTCGCTGCCAAAGGTGTGGTGAGCTTGTGGGATTTTACGCAGGCCAACCTCCGTACCGTGCTCAAACTGGACTCCCCTGAATTCCACGTCACACACGCCCAGACCCAACTTTTACTCGCGGAAGCGGCTGTGAGAGGCTGGGTTACAGGCACGCCGTCGGAGTATTATCTGAAAGGGGTTCGCGCCAATCTGGAACAAATGGCATTGTACGATGCCAGCGCGGCGATCAGCGAAACGGCCATTCAGGCTTACCTCACTGCGCATCCGCTGGTGACAGCGACGGCCCTGGAACAGATCAATACGCAATACTGGGTAGCCAGTTTTCTGGACGGCAGCGAATTATTTGCCAATTTCAGAAGGAGCGGATTTCCGGCTCTGAAGAAAAATCCATATCCCGGAGCCGAGATCACCGAGGATTTCATCCGCAGAATGCCTTACCCCGACAGTGAGATCATCGTGAACCTGCAAAATGTGAACGATGCCAATGCACGCCAGGGTCCGAATGACCTCAATACAAGGGTTTGGTGGGACAAGAAATAA
- a CDS encoding SusC/RagA family TonB-linked outer membrane protein, with translation MGKCFTLAMLLSFLISGITSAQNSRITGTVTGQEKEPLPGVNILISGSSQGTVTDSEGKFVLEAPANATLVFSFIGYVSQTVSAGSRSVIDVQLAQEEKNLTEVVVTALGIKREAKTLGYATATVNADQISTNRTPNVVSSLQGKMAGVNISSLSSGPGGTAKIRIRGQSSFSGQNNPLIVVNGVPIDNSNFAGGGDFGNRAMNASDGGDGLSSINPDDIESMTVLKGATAAALYGSRAKDGVVMITTKSRGTGQGIGLDYNINFTTDTPLDFTDFQYEYGQGEGGKRPTTNNPTSGVWSFGEKFEPGMTQTLFDGEIWPYEPVRNRVKQFYRVGTNMTNTVTVSNNGPNGGFSLSLANQTNKGIVENNKFDKKVVNLGFTQNISKRLTAFGNINYSKEKNINPPQIDTQDFAMSTVIFTLANSMPFDALRQNQTDANGNEFVFSRFLVRNNPYYSMNYHFEEIKRDRLFGNVALKYQFTDWLYLQGRIAQDFYVRNQEYNIPNGYAPIPKAPTGYVNGSFTQDVRRNTERNFDFILGGNHSFGNIGVDVTLGGNQRYARMDYNSVTVQDFIQPGLYTVMNGRVKNPLYSLSEKKINSLYGAATISWKEFIYLNVTARNDWFSTLAPQNRSILYPSVTGSFIFSQAFPNLPAWITFGKLRAAYAQVGSDNVNPYSNALYYSVDNNSFPNPTGQLVPVGGINASTVPNKNLRPLRIQEAEGGLEMKLFNNQVGFDFTYYHKTTDDQILAAQISDASSYTAQLINVGRSMNKGVELLLTGSPVKTKDFSWDISVNVSYNTSKVLKLGLAEKDTVITVGGGGGRTLNMVVGKPLGQLYTFMYLRDEQGRQVFDKNSGMPLRNNTLRNVGGALPRYFGGITNSFTYKGIFLSTLIDFKLGHKMIAGRNINYLRHGLSKRTLPGRAEGFVIGNGVNPDGEVNQTKAAVQPFYESVNPLAVNEDFVSNAGFWKLRQITLSYDISKLLPEKSFVKGLRLSAIANNVLVLKKWTENMDPEEVLNSSDNATGLDFWPGLPPTRSIGFNLNVKF, from the coding sequence ATGGGAAAATGTTTTACGCTTGCTATGCTGCTGTCGTTCCTCATTTCAGGTATTACCAGCGCTCAGAATAGCAGAATTACAGGAACAGTGACCGGCCAGGAAAAAGAGCCCCTGCCGGGTGTCAACATTCTGATCAGCGGTTCTTCACAGGGTACCGTTACCGATTCGGAAGGGAAATTTGTTTTGGAAGCGCCTGCTAATGCTACCCTGGTTTTCTCCTTTATAGGGTATGTCAGCCAGACGGTCAGTGCAGGTTCACGTTCAGTTATCGATGTGCAGCTTGCGCAGGAAGAGAAAAACCTGACAGAAGTAGTTGTCACCGCCCTGGGTATCAAACGTGAAGCCAAAACCCTGGGTTATGCCACCGCTACGGTGAATGCAGATCAGATCTCGACAAACCGTACGCCCAACGTAGTCAGTTCGTTACAGGGGAAAATGGCAGGGGTGAACATCTCTTCTCTGTCAAGCGGGCCGGGGGGGACGGCCAAGATCCGTATCCGCGGACAGTCGTCATTCAGCGGGCAAAACAATCCGCTGATCGTCGTGAATGGTGTGCCGATTGATAATTCCAACTTCGCAGGCGGCGGTGATTTCGGCAACCGGGCGATGAATGCGTCGGACGGCGGCGACGGGCTTTCGAGTATCAATCCGGACGATATTGAATCCATGACCGTACTAAAAGGAGCCACAGCCGCCGCACTGTACGGATCGCGTGCAAAAGACGGTGTGGTGATGATCACGACCAAATCGAGGGGAACAGGGCAGGGGATAGGGCTTGATTATAATATCAATTTTACAACGGATACGCCACTCGACTTCACCGATTTTCAGTATGAATACGGCCAGGGGGAAGGCGGTAAACGTCCCACCACGAATAATCCGACATCGGGTGTATGGAGCTTTGGTGAGAAGTTTGAGCCGGGTATGACGCAGACTTTATTCGATGGTGAAATCTGGCCTTATGAGCCGGTGCGTAACCGCGTAAAGCAGTTTTACCGCGTGGGGACCAATATGACCAATACAGTTACCGTCTCTAATAATGGCCCGAATGGTGGTTTCAGTCTGTCGCTGGCCAACCAGACGAACAAGGGGATCGTTGAAAATAACAAGTTTGATAAGAAAGTAGTGAACCTTGGATTTACACAAAATATCTCGAAAAGGCTGACTGCATTTGGTAATATCAACTATTCCAAAGAAAAGAATATCAATCCGCCGCAGATCGATACACAGGATTTTGCGATGTCGACGGTGATTTTCACGCTGGCCAATTCAATGCCTTTTGATGCTTTGCGGCAGAATCAGACTGATGCGAATGGGAACGAATTCGTTTTTTCGAGGTTCCTCGTTAGAAATAATCCATACTATTCGATGAACTACCACTTCGAAGAGATCAAGCGCGACCGGCTTTTCGGCAATGTGGCATTGAAATACCAGTTCACCGACTGGCTTTACCTGCAGGGCAGGATCGCCCAGGATTTTTATGTCCGTAATCAGGAGTACAACATCCCTAACGGTTACGCCCCGATTCCAAAAGCGCCTACCGGCTATGTTAACGGCTCATTTACACAGGATGTAAGGCGTAATACCGAGCGTAACTTTGATTTTATCCTTGGAGGTAACCATTCTTTTGGAAACATTGGCGTCGATGTAACATTGGGCGGTAACCAGCGGTATGCGAGAATGGACTATAATAGTGTAACTGTGCAGGATTTCATTCAGCCGGGACTTTACACGGTCATGAACGGGCGTGTGAAAAACCCGCTTTACAGTCTTTCCGAGAAGAAAATTAATTCACTTTACGGAGCGGCCACCATTTCCTGGAAGGAATTTATTTACCTGAATGTGACTGCCCGCAACGACTGGTTTTCAACGCTCGCACCCCAAAACCGCAGTATTTTGTATCCTTCTGTCACAGGTAGTTTCATATTCTCCCAGGCATTTCCGAATCTGCCGGCATGGATCACTTTCGGGAAGCTGAGGGCGGCGTATGCACAGGTAGGGTCCGACAATGTGAACCCGTATTCCAATGCACTCTACTACTCGGTTGACAACAATTCATTCCCCAACCCGACAGGCCAGCTGGTGCCGGTAGGCGGGATCAATGCTTCGACGGTACCTAACAAAAACCTGCGGCCGCTTCGGATCCAGGAGGCCGAGGGAGGTTTGGAAATGAAATTGTTCAACAATCAGGTCGGCTTTGATTTTACTTATTACCATAAAACAACTGACGATCAGATCCTTGCAGCACAGATTTCCGACGCATCTTCTTACACGGCACAATTGATCAATGTTGGCAGAAGTATGAACAAAGGTGTTGAGCTGCTGCTGACAGGCTCGCCGGTTAAAACCAAAGATTTCAGCTGGGATATCAGCGTGAATGTTTCGTACAATACTTCGAAAGTGCTTAAACTCGGACTGGCCGAGAAAGATACCGTGATCACTGTGGGCGGAGGCGGTGGCCGGACACTGAACATGGTCGTCGGAAAGCCGCTTGGCCAGCTGTATACGTTCATGTACCTGCGGGATGAACAGGGCAGACAGGTCTTTGATAAAAACAGCGGAATGCCACTCAGAAACAATACGTTAAGGAATGTGGGCGGCGCGCTGCCCAGGTATTTCGGTGGTATTACGAACAGCTTTACGTACAAAGGGATTTTCCTGTCTACGTTGATCGACTTCAAGCTCGGGCACAAAATGATAGCAGGACGGAACATCAATTACCTGCGTCACGGCTTGTCGAAACGCACCTTACCCGGTCGTGCGGAAGGCTTTGTGATCGGAAATGGCGTGAACCCCGACGGGGAAGTCAATCAAACGAAAGCCGCCGTGCAGCCTTTTTATGAATCGGTCAATCCGCTGGCTGTGAACGAGGATTTTGTGTCAAATGCAGGTTTCTGGAAGTTGCGCCAGATCACGCTGAGCTACGATATCAGCAAGCTGCTGCCCGAAAAATCCTTTGTGAAGGGACTTAGGCTGAGTGCGATCGCCAACAATGTTTTGGTATTGAAAAAATGGACGGAAAACATGGACCCGGAAGAAGTGCTCAACTCTTCGGATAATGCGACAGGTCTCGACTTCTGGCCCGGGCTGCCTCCGACCAGGAGTATCGGTTTCAATCTGAATGTGAAGTTTTAG
- a CDS encoding sensor histidine kinase, with protein MPDKPKNFLRRLLDQSRLPLSEKDLWQYSFYYWGLFAIITLWQLAMLWPMREGYSFRPHEMFIWLLDGLFWWSTTPLVLWASLKFPLVFKGTPGSLFKATLIHLLIVTFLNIFVNLVHYYITNPLMFSLVGTSIPVESYLFSFYFAFTGSFAQYLLLVVGFNTVSYIYRYQALKQQHFEAELSNEQLRSQLATAQLQSLKMQLNPHFLFNTLHAVVSLMIKNDIRKAIVMITTLSDLLRAVLINQKADFIPLQEELKLTRQYLGIQQIRFQDRLQVEYEIDPASELYPVPQLILQPLVENSITHGISDLTTNALIRITSCVSARGLEIRVFDNGSGTKKSTEGMGLGLKNTTSRLKQAYGEEAGLTFERAPGGGTLVTLCFEGDAKTNMTTTNETYVSDH; from the coding sequence GTGCCCGATAAACCGAAAAATTTCCTCCGGCGACTGCTCGATCAGTCCCGGCTGCCGCTGTCCGAGAAAGATCTCTGGCAATACTCCTTCTATTACTGGGGGCTTTTTGCGATAATCACCTTGTGGCAGCTTGCCATGCTCTGGCCCATGCGCGAAGGATACTCGTTCAGGCCACATGAAATGTTCATCTGGCTGCTCGACGGTCTTTTCTGGTGGTCGACCACGCCGCTTGTACTCTGGGCTTCACTGAAATTCCCGCTTGTATTCAAAGGCACGCCAGGTTCGCTTTTCAAGGCCACGCTCATCCATCTGCTGATCGTTACATTCCTGAATATTTTTGTAAACCTGGTTCATTACTACATCACTAACCCACTGATGTTCAGCCTGGTCGGCACGTCAATTCCAGTTGAAAGCTACCTGTTTTCCTTCTATTTCGCATTCACCGGAAGCTTTGCGCAGTACCTGCTGCTGGTAGTTGGTTTCAATACCGTTTCCTATATCTACCGCTACCAGGCACTGAAACAACAGCATTTTGAGGCTGAACTGAGTAACGAGCAACTACGAAGCCAACTGGCGACGGCTCAGCTGCAATCACTCAAAATGCAGCTTAACCCGCATTTTTTGTTCAATACCCTCCATGCGGTGGTGAGCCTGATGATCAAAAACGATATCCGCAAGGCGATCGTGATGATCACTACTTTGAGCGACCTTTTGCGCGCAGTACTGATCAACCAAAAGGCAGATTTCATTCCGCTGCAGGAAGAGCTTAAACTGACCCGGCAGTATCTGGGTATACAGCAGATCAGGTTTCAGGACAGGTTACAGGTGGAATACGAAATTGACCCGGCTTCCGAACTCTATCCGGTACCGCAGCTCATTTTACAGCCGCTGGTCGAAAATTCCATTACCCACGGCATTTCCGATCTGACAACCAATGCTTTGATCCGTATTACCAGCTGTGTGAGCGCAAGAGGACTGGAAATCAGGGTATTTGACAATGGCAGCGGAACAAAAAAATCGACCGAAGGAATGGGGCTCGGACTCAAAAACACGACTTCCCGATTGAAACAGGCTTATGGTGAAGAAGCCGGACTCACGTTTGAACGAGCGCCTGGCGGCGGTACGCTTGTTACACTTTGCTTTGAAGGGGATGCCAAAACCAATATGACGACAACCAATGAAACATACGTGTCTGATCATTGA
- a CDS encoding LytR/AlgR family response regulator transcription factor: MKHTCLIIDDEVLAREVIRTFLHDDLSIEVIGEASNGSEAVVKILQHRPDLIFIDIQMPELDGFGVLKEIWPHHQPFVVFTTAYDQYALRAFEVNAIDYLLKPFDEIRFHQSLGRAKERLSQRAQPKIEELVNSLLREQKDKPGNYLQRILVKEAGKMYLVKTEDISHFSADGNYISVFTNLKTYTIYESLSSLEARLDPDVMIRVGRSNIVNMNYISELETYFNGEYIIHLSTGDKVKWTRGYRDNIKAFLSKIG, translated from the coding sequence ATGAAACATACGTGTCTGATCATTGACGACGAAGTGCTGGCGCGTGAAGTAATCCGCACTTTCCTGCATGATGACCTTTCGATCGAGGTAATCGGAGAAGCTTCGAACGGCAGCGAGGCGGTAGTGAAAATTTTGCAACACCGGCCGGACCTTATTTTTATTGATATTCAAATGCCTGAGCTGGATGGATTTGGCGTATTGAAGGAAATATGGCCGCATCACCAGCCTTTCGTCGTGTTCACTACCGCTTACGACCAGTATGCACTCCGTGCTTTCGAAGTGAACGCGATCGATTACCTGCTCAAACCTTTCGACGAAATCCGGTTTCATCAATCGCTGGGGCGGGCCAAAGAACGGTTGAGCCAGCGAGCGCAGCCGAAGATCGAAGAACTGGTGAATAGCCTGCTCCGCGAACAAAAGGATAAACCGGGCAATTATTTGCAACGGATCCTGGTAAAGGAAGCAGGTAAAATGTATCTGGTCAAAACGGAAGATATCAGCCATTTCTCCGCCGATGGCAATTACATTTCAGTGTTTACCAATCTGAAAACCTACACGATCTACGAAAGCCTGAGCAGCCTGGAAGCGCGCCTGGATCCCGACGTAATGATCAGGGTCGGTCGCTCCAATATTGTGAATATGAATTATATATCCGAGCTGGAAACCTATTTTAACGGGGAGTATATCATCCATTTGTCTACCGGAGACAAGGTTAAATGGACACGTGGGTACCGTGATAATATCAAAGCATTTCTCAGCAAAATCGGATGA